The following are encoded in a window of Panicum virgatum strain AP13 chromosome 5N, P.virgatum_v5, whole genome shotgun sequence genomic DNA:
- the LOC120671814 gene encoding gibberellin 20 oxidase 2-like has product MVSQAQQEPALPRSSSSSIAKLAAAASMDTTSPAPPLLLRAPTPSIYLPATKQDRADAASKAFDLRREPKIPAPFVWPHDDARPTSAAGLDVPVVDVGVLRNGDRAGLRRAAAQVAAACATHGFFQVCGHGVDAALARAALDGASDFFRLPLAEKQRARRVPGTVSGYTSAHADRFASKLPWKETLSFGFHDGAASPVVVDYFAGTLGQDFEPMGRVYQRYCEEMKALSLTIMELLEVSLGVERGCYRDFFEDSRSIMRCNYYPPCPEPERTLGTGPHCDPTALTILLQDDVGGLEVLVDGEWRPVLPVPGAMVINIGDTFMALSNGRYKSCLHRAVVNRQQERRSLAFFLCPREDRVVRPPASGAVAAAPRRYPDFTWADLMRFTQQHYRADTRTLDAFTSWLARGPAHDAAPAPCST; this is encoded by the exons ATGGTGTCCCAAGCACAGCAAGAGCCAGCTCTGcctcgcagcagcagcagcagcatcgccAAGCTTGCAGCCGCCGCGTCCATGGACACTACTAGCCCGGCCCCgcctctcctcctccgcgccccgACTCCCAGCATTTACCTCCCCGCGACCAAGCAGGACAGGGCCGACGCGGCCAGCAAGGCGTTCGACCTGCGCCGGGAGCCCAAGATCCCGGCGCCGTTCGTGTGGCCGCACGACGACGCGCGCCCGACGTCGGCCGCGGGGCTGGACGTGCCGGTGGTGGACGTGGGCGTGCTGCGCAATGGCGACCGCGCGGggctgcgccgcgccgcggcgcagGTGGCCGCGGCGTGCGCGACGCACGGCTTCTTCCAGGTGTGCGGGCACGGCGTGGACGCGGCCCTGGCGCGCGCCGCGCTGGACGGCGCCAGCGACTTCTTCCGGCTGCCGCTGGCCGAGAAGCAGCGCGCCCGGCGCGTCCCGGGCACCGTGTCCGGGTACACGAGCGCGCACGCCGACCGGTTCGCGTCCAAGCTCCCCTGGAAGGAGACCCTCTCCTTCGGCTTCCACGACGGCGCCGCGTCGCCCGTCGTCGTCGACTACTTCGCCGGCACCCTCGGCCAGGATTTCGAGCCAATGGG GCGCGTGTACCAGAGGTACTGCGAGGAGATGAAGGCTCTGTCGCTGACGATCATGGAGCTGCTGGAGGTGAGCCTGGGCGTGGAGCGCGGCTGCTACCGGGACTTCTTCGAGGACAGCCGCTCCATCATGCGGTGCAACTACTACCCGCCGTGCCCGGAGCCGGAGCGCACGCTGGGCACGGGCCCGCACTGCGACCCCACCGCGCTGACCATCCTGCTCCAGGACGACGTCGGCGGGCTGGAGGTCCTCGTCGACGGCGAGTGGCGCCCCGTCCTCCCCGTGCCCGGCGCCATGGTCATCAACATCGGCGACACCTTCATG GCGCTGTCCAACGGGCGGTACAAGAGCTGCCTCCACCGCGCGGTGGTGAACCGGCAGCAGGAGCGGCGGTCGCTGGCCTTCTTCCTGTGCCCGCGCGAGGACCGGGTGGTGCGCCCGCCGGccagcggcgccgtcgccgcggcgccgcgccgctaCCCGGACTTCACCTGGGCCGACCTCATGCGCTTCACGCAGCAGCACTACCGCGCCGACACCCGCACGCTGGACGCCTTCACAAGCTGGCTCGCCCGCGGCCCGGCCCACGACGCGGCGCCCGCTCCTTGCAGCACCTAA
- the LOC120671813 gene encoding probable methyltransferase PMT26 gives MAFGRGAKMDGRRPSSSSSSFCTTTTVVVFVALCLVGAWMMTSSTVFPLEISSNKKPVVKQQPSPVNFGTSEDAASGNTGEGSGKFEDTDNNDTTVPEELSNNEAPEKEKSTENMAEKPEEKEPEQPKEKERTKDMFDDANGKSEGWSDDVKNDGDRDKSEEKKDDEITNESGEEKPDGERKDDQEEKSEGDAPQEEQPQIEEKVEENGEKEQSSNSAEVYPDGAQSELLKESNAQNGSFPTQAAESKNEKEVQASSKSLGDETSYSWKLCNSSASMDYIPCLDNVKAIKKLRSTKHYEHRERHCPEEPPTCLVPLPEGYKRPIEWPKSRDKVWYSNVPHTKLAEYKGHQNWVKVSGDHLLFPGGGTQFKNGGLHYIDTIQQALPDIAWGKRSRAILDVGCGVASFGGYMFERDVLTMSFAPKDEHEAQVQFALERGIPAISAVMGTKRLPYPSRVFDVIHCARCRVPWHIEGGMLLLELNRLLRPGGYFVWSATPVYQKLPEDVQIWNAMSTLTKSMCWKMVNKTKDKLNQVGMAIYQKPMGNNCYEKRSENNPPLCKESDAADAAWNVPLEACMHKLPVGPTVRGAKWPESWPQRLDKIPFWMDGSQVGVYGKPANEDFEADNAHWKRVVSKSYLNGMGIDWSKVRNVMDMRAVYGGFAAALKDQKVWVMNIVPIDSPDTLPIIYERGLFGMYHDWCESFSTYPRTYDLLHADHLFSKLKKRCKLLAVFAEVDRVLRPQGKLIVRDTADTINELESMAKSLKWEVRMTYTKGNEGLLCVEKSMWRPKEVEAST, from the exons ATGGCATTTGGCCGGGGCGCAAAGATGGACGGCCGCCGGCCGTCCTCGTCATCTTCATCGTTCTGCACGACCACCACAGTCGTCGTCTTTGTGGCGCTCTGCCTGGTCGGCGCGTGGATGATGACATCGTCCACCGTCTTCCCGCTGGAGATTTCATCAAATAAGAAGCCGGTGGTGAAGCAACAGCCATCGCCTGTTAACTTCGGCACATCTGAGGATGCAGCATCTGGCAATACTGGTGAAGGTTCAGGAAAATTTGAGGACACCGACAACAACGACACCACAGTCCCAGAGGAGCTGAGTAACAATGAAGCTCCAGAGAAAGAGAAGTCCACTGAGAACATGGCAGAGAAGCCTGAAGAAAAGGAGCCGGAACAACCAAAAGAGAAAGAGCGGACCAAGGATATGTTTGATGATGCAAATGGAAAATCAGAAGGGTGGTCAGATGATGTAAAGAATGACGGTGATAGGGATAAGAGTGAGGAAAAGAAAGACGATGAGATCACAAATGAGAGTGGTGAGGAGAAACCTGATGGCGAGAGGAAGGATGATCAAGAAGAAAAGTCTGAAGGCGATGCCCCTCAGGAGGAGCAACCTCAAATAGAAGAGAAGGTCGAAGAAAATGGAGAAAAGGAACAGAGCTCAAACTCTGCTGAGGTATATCCTGATGGGGCTCAGTCAGAGCTTCTGAAGGAGTCAAATGCCCAGAATGGTTCATTCCCCACTCAGGCTGCGGAGTCGAAGAATGAGAAGGAAGTTCAAGCATCATCAAAATCTTTAGGTGATGAGACCAGCTATAGCTGGAAACTATGCAATAGCAGTGCCTCCATGGATTACATTCCTTGCCTTGACAATGTGAAGGCTATCAAGAAGCTTCGAAGTACTAAACATTATGAACATCGCGAGAGGCATTGCCCTGAGGAGCCTCCTACCTGCCTTGTTCCACTCCCAGAAGGATATAAACGCCCAATCGAGTGGCCAAAGAGCAGGGACAAG GTATGGTACAGCAATGTTCCACACACCAAGCTTGCAGAGTACAAGGGGCACCAGAACTGGGTTAAAGTCTCTGGTGATCACCTCCTGTTTCCTGGGGGTGGCACTCAGTTCAAGAATGGAGGACTCCACTACATTGATACTATTCAGCAG GCACTGCCTGATATTGCATGGGGCAAACGAAGCCGTGCCATTCTAGATGTTGGTTGTGGAGTTGCCAGCTTTGGAGGCTACATGTTTGAGAGAGATGTGCTTACCATGTCTTTTGCTCCAAAAGATGAGCATGAAGCTCAAGTACAATTTGCACTAGAAAGGGGAATTCCAGCAATATCAGCTGTAATGGGCACCAAGAGACTTCCATACCCCAGCAGGGTCTTTGATGTTATTCATTGTGCTCGCTGCAGAGTCCCTTGGCACATTGAAG GTGGCATGCTTTTACTGGAGTTGAACCGCCTTTTACGCCCTGGTGGTTACTTTGTCTGGTCTGCCACTCCTGTTTACCAAAAACTCCCAGAGGATGTCCAGATTTGGAATG CCATGTCCACTCTGACAAAGTCCATGTGCTGGAAGATGGTCAACAAGACTAAGGATAAGTTAAACCAAGTTGGTATGGCCATATATCAGAAACCAATGGGCAACAATTGCTACGAGAAAAGATCAGAAAACAACCCACCATTATGCAAGGAATCTGATGCTGCAGATGCTGCATG GAATGTACCTTTGGAAGCATGCATGCACAAACTGCCTGTTGGCCCAACAGTTCGAGGAGCAAAATGGCCAGAGTCATGGCCGCAAAGGCTTGATAAGATCCCTTTCTGGATGGATGGTTCCCAGGTTGGAGTCTATGGAAAACCTGCAAATGAAGATTTTGAGGCAGACAATGCTCACTGGAAACGGGTTGTAAGTAAATCATACTTGAATGGCATGGGCATTGATTGGTCCAAAGTGAGAAATGTCATGGACATGAGAGCAGTATATGGAGG TTTTGCTGCTGCTCTGAAAGACCAAAAAGTTTGGGTTATGAATATCGTGCCAATTGATTCACCAGACACGCTGCCCATCATTTATGAGCGTGGTTTGTTTGGTATGTATCATGACTGGTGTGAGTCTTTCAGCACTTACCCAAGAACATATGACCTTCTGCATGCGGACCACCTGTTCTCGAAGCTCAAAAAGAG ATGCAAATTGCTGGCGGTTTTTGCTGAGGTGGACCGTGTGTTGAGGCCACAAGGCAAACTGATCGTTAGGGACACCGCAGACACAATAAACGAACTGGAGAGCATGGCCAAGTCCCTAAAGTGGGAGGTGCGCATGACCTACACCAAGGGTAACGAGGGGCTGCTCTGTGTCGAGAAGTCGATGTGGCGGCCCAAGGAGGTTGAAGCAAGCACGTGA